In Populus alba chromosome 1, ASM523922v2, whole genome shotgun sequence, a single window of DNA contains:
- the LOC118055195 gene encoding probable glucan endo-1,3-beta-glucosidase A6, whose product MKAGSVKLYDANPEILRLLARTNIRVSIMVSNDEIINIAANQTTANKWVEDNVLRYYPDTIIRTILVGNEVLSYSSDAGKQIWNHLVPAMRRIKISLRAQDIRNIKVGTPLAMDVLQTSFPPSNGTFRSDISTSVMVPLLNFLSSTKSFFFIDAYPYFPWSANPINISLNFALFESNIKYTDPGTGLVYTNLLDQMLDSLVFAMTRLGYPDVRLSIAETGWPNAGDIDEAGANIKNAATYNRNLVRKMTASNPTGTPARPGALIPTFIFALYDENRKTGPGTERHWGLLHPNGTSIYQIDLTGKRASSDYETLPPAQNNVPYKGKLWCIAAPEVNLTELERALTSACNQGNGTCDSLTPGKECYEPLSVTWHASYAFSSYWAKFRSQGANCYFNGLAQQTTSNPSRGSCQFPSVTI is encoded by the exons ATGAAAGCTGGCAGTGTAAAGCTCTATGATGCCAACCCTGAAATCCTGAGACTCTTGGCAAGAACCAATATCCGTGTGTCTATCATGGTTAGCAATGATGAGATCATCAACATTGCTGCCAATCAGACCACAGCAAACAAATGGGTTGAAGACAATGTCCTCCGCTACTACCCTGACACCATAATCCGAACCATTCTCGTTGGCAATGAAGTTCTCAGCTATTCTTCAGATGCAGGAAAACAGATTTGGAATCATCTTGTGCCTGCAATGCGCAGAATTAAGATCTCTCTCAGAGCTCAGGATATTCGTAACATCAAAGTAGGTACTCCACTGGCCATGGACGTTCTGCAAACATCATTTCCGCCATCAAATGGGACTTTCCGGTCTGATATCTCAACGTCAGTGATGGTGCCACTGCTAAACTTCTTAAGTAGTACCAAGTCATTTTTCTTCATTGATGCCTACCCTTATTTCCCATGGTCTGCAAATCCCATCAACATAAGCCTCAATTTTGCACTGTTtgaatcaaatatcaaatacaCAGACCCTGGTACTGGCTTAGTCTACACCAACCTCCTAGACCAAATGCTTGACTCCCTTGTTTTTGCCATGACCAGACTTGGATATCCCGATGTCCGGCTCTCAATAGCTGAAACCGGCTGGCCCAATGCAGGCGATATTGATGAAGCTGGAGCTAACATTAAAAATGCAGCTACTTACAACCGGAATCTTGTTAGAAAGATGACTGCTAGTAACCCAACCGGCACCCCAGCCAGACCAGGTGCCCTCATACCAACATTTATCTTTGCATTGTACGATGAGAACCGAAAGACCGGCCCTGGGACAGAGCGGCACTGGGGCTTGTTGCATCCAAATGggacatcaatatatcaaattgatttgacAGGGAAGAGAGCATCATCAGACTATGAAACCCTACCTCCAGCACAAAATAACGTGCCTTATAAAGGCAAACTATGGTGCATAGCAGCACCAGAGGTCAATCTGACAGAGTTGGAAAGGGCATTAACGTCTGCATGCAATCAAGGAAATGGGACCTGTGACTCCTTGACCCCAGGGAAGGAATGTTATGAGCCACTGTCAGTAACTTGGCATGCCAGTTATGCATTTAGCTCGTACTGGGCTAAGTTCAGGAGCCAGGGTGCCAATTGCTACTTCAATGGACTTGCTCAGCAGACCACCAGCAATCCAA GTCGAGGATCGTGCCAGTTCCCCAGTGTGACTATTTGA